The following are encoded together in the Lathyrus oleraceus cultivar Zhongwan6 chromosome 3, CAAS_Psat_ZW6_1.0, whole genome shotgun sequence genome:
- the LOC127126513 gene encoding cytochrome P450 94A1, translating to MELFFSLQSFLIPILSVLFLYLYFHFFTISNKPGFKTYPFVGVLPEFISNRHRFLQWTTQVLRDCPTNTAVFIRPGRIHGIITANPENIQHILKTKFENYPKGERFISFLQDFLGSGIFNSDGDLWKLQRKTASYEFNTKSLRNFIVENVTVETQTRLIPILSKATEKNEILDLQDLLECFAFDNVCKLAFNVDPGCLGGDGTTGSASFMRAFEEAAVLSSGRFMSLLPLLWKVKKILNVGTERRLKQSIATVHEFADEIIRSRMEAKEGPTKGEDLLSRFIRTEEASPEFLRDIVISFILAGRDTTSSALSWFFWILSSRTDIKEKIIKEIETVRSRSEDEAASFGYEELKEMQYLHAAITEAMRLYPPVPVDTKACLNDDVLPDGTRIAKGWFISYHTYAMGRLESVWGKDCNEFKPERWLENENDGGVGVCRSESPFRFPVFHAGPRMCLGKEMAYIQMKSIAASVMERFEVVAEEKDKCPEHVLSLTLRMKDGLPVRVLAR from the coding sequence ATGGAACTCTTCTTCTCCCTCCAATCATTTCTTATTCCCATTCTCTCGGTTCTCTTCCTCTATCTCTACTTTCATTTCTTCACCATATCAAACAAACCCGGCTTCAAAACCTACCCTTTCGTTGGAGTTTTACCTGAATTCATATCAAACCGCCACCGCTTCCTCCAATGGACCACCCAAGTCCTCCGCGACTGTCCCACCAACACCGCCGTCTTCATTCGCCCCGGAAGAATACACGGCATCATAACAGCCAACCCAGAAAACATACAGCATATTTTAAAAACCAAATTCGAAAACTACCCTAAAGGCGAAAGATTCATCAGTTTCCTCCAAGATTTTCTCGGCAGCGGAATCTTCAACTCAGACGGTGATCTCTGGAAGCTTCAGAGAAAAACTGCCAGCTACGAATTCAACACCAAGTCTCTAAGAAACTTCATCGTTGAAAATGTAACAGTTGAAACGCAAACTAGGCTCATTCCTATTCTCTCAAAAGCAACCGAGAAAAACGAAATCCTTGATTTGCAGGACCTTTTAGAATGTTTCGCATTCGATAACGTTTGCAAACTCGCCTTCAACGTCGACCCTGGTTGTCTCGGCGGTGACGGCACCACCGGAAGCGCCTCCTTCATGCGCGCTTTCGAAGAAGCAGCAGTGTTAAGTTCTGGAAGGTTCATGTCTCTTCTCCCGTTGTTATGGAAAGTGAAAAAGATTCTCAACGTTGGAACAGAGCGGAGATTGAAACAATCAATCGCAACTGTTCATGAATTCGCTGACGAGATCATACGGTCAAGAATGGAAGCGAAAGAGGGTCCCACAAAAGGTGAAGATTTGTTATCACGCTTCATCAGAACTGAAGAAGCTTCGCCGGAGTTTCTCCGTGATATCGTAATAAGCTTTATTCTTGCTGGACGTGATACGACGTCGTCTGCTTTGAGTTGGTTCTTCTGGATCTTATCTTCCAGAACCGACATTAAAGAAAAAATAATCAAAGAAATAGAAACAGTGCGTTCAAGAAGTGAAGATGAAGCGGCATCGTTTGGTTATGAGGAGTTGAAGGAGATGCAATACTTACATGCGGCAATTACGGAGGCAATGAGATTGTACCCGCCAGTGCCGGTTGATACGAAGGCGTGTTTAAACGACGACGTTTTGCCGGACGGGACTAGAATTGCGAAAGGTTGGTTTATTTCTTACCATACTTATGCTATGGGGAGATTGGAGAGTGTGTGGGGGAAGGATTGTAATGAGTTTAAACCTGAGAGGTGGTTAGAAAATGAGAATGATGGTGGTGTTGGTGTTTGTAGAAGTGAGAGTCCGTTTCGGTTTCCGGTGTTTCATGCGGGTCCTAGGATGTGTTTGGGGAAGGAAATGGCGTATATTCAGATGAAGTCAATTGCAGCTTCTGTGATGGAAAGGTTTGAGGTTGTTGCAGAGGAGAAAGACAAGTGTCCTGAACATGTTTTGTCTTTAACTTTGAGGATGAAAGATGGATTGCCTGTGCGTGTGCTAGCAAGGTAA